The window CTCTCCCCGGCGATCTCGATCGAACAGCGGCAGGCGGGGAGCAACCCGCGCTCCACGGTCGCGACCGTCACCGAAATCTACGACTACCTCCGTCTCCTCTTCGCGCGCGTGGGGGTCCAGCACTGCGTCACGTGCGGGCGCGCGATCCGGAGCCAGACGGTGCAGGAGATGGTCGATCACCTGCTCCACGCCTATCCGGGTGGCCGGCTCCAGATCTACGCGCCGGTGATCCAGGGGCGGAAGGGCGAGTACCGGAAGGAGCTTGCCCAGTGGCGGAAACTCGGGTTCGTGCGCGCGAGGATCGACGGCGAGCTTCACGAGCTCGAGGAAGAGATCACGCTCGACAAGAAGAAGAAACACACGATCGAGATCCTTGTGGACCGGGTTGTGGCGGATCCCGAGCGACGGAGCCGCCTCCACGAGTCCCTGGAAACCGCGACCAAGCTGGCCGAGGGAGTCGCGCTCGTCGCGACCGCCGACGGTACGGAAGAAACGCTCTCCGCGAGCGCGGTCTGCCCGATTTGCCAGGTCTCCTACGAGCCGCTCCAGCCCCGCTCCTTCTCGTTCAACAGCCCCTACGGCGCGTGCAAGACGTGCGACGGGCTCGGAACCACGCTCGAGATCGATCCGGACCGCGTGGTCCCGGACCGCACGAAGTCGCTCCGCGAGGGCGCGATCGCGTGGTGGGGCGACCCGGACGGCACGTGGACCAAGGGAGTCCTCCAGGCCTTCGCGAAGCGGCTCGGCATCTCCTTCGACACGCCGTTCCAGAAGCTCCCAGCCGAGGCGCAGCAGGCAATTCTCCACGGGCTCGGGGACGAGAAGCTCCAGTACAAGTTCAAGCTTCGGAGCGGGAAGACCTGGTCCCACCAGGGAAAGTTCCGAGGCGTCATTCCCGAGATGATGCGACGCTTCAAGGAGACCAGCTCCGAGTCGATCCGCCGCCAGATCGAGGACTGCATGTCGAAGAAGCCGTGCCCCACGTGCGGCGGCGCGCGACTTCGGCCGGAGTCGCTCGCGGTGCGCGTCTCCGGAGAGTCGATCGCGGACTGGGTGGGGCGCTCCGCGGATCGCGCGTATGAAACCGTGCGCCGTCTCTCGCTCCCTCCGCGCGAAACGTCCATCGCGGAGCCGATCGTGAAAGAGCTCAAAGCCCGCCTCGAGTTCCTCCTCGACGTGGGCGTGGGCTACCTCACGCTCGACCGCGCCGCATCCACGCTCTCCGGCGGGGAAGCGCAGCGGATCCGGCTCGCCACACAGATCGGCTCGCGGCTCACGGGCGTGCTGTACATCCTGGACGAGCCCTCGATCGGGCTCCATCCGCGAGACAATCGGAAGCTCCTCGACACGCTGATCCGGCTCCGCGACCTCGGAAACTCGGTTCTCGTCGTGGAGCACGACAAGGAGACGATCGAGGCCGCCGACCACGTCGTGGACCTGGGACCGGGCGCGGGACGGCGGGGCGGGTATCTCGTCGCGCAGGGGACCACCGACGACATCCGGGAGGCGTCCGATTCGCTGACCGGGCAGTACCTCTCGGGGACGCGCGAGATCTCCCTTCCCGCGGAACGCCGCGCCGGAACCGACAAGTGGCTCACGATCACCGGCGCCAAGCACCACAACCTGAAGAACGTTCGCGCGCGCTTCCCCCTCGGGACGTTCATCGGCGTGACCGGAGTCTCCGGCTCCGGAAAGAGCACGCTCGTGAACGACATCCTC of the Candidatus Eisenbacteria bacterium genome contains:
- the uvrA gene encoding excinuclease ABC subunit UvrA, translating into MDQIKIRGAREHNLKNLSLDIPRNALVVLTGVSGSGKSSLAFDTLYAEGQRRYVESLSAYARQFLGQMEKPDVDQIEGLSPAISIEQRQAGSNPRSTVATVTEIYDYLRLLFARVGVQHCVTCGRAIRSQTVQEMVDHLLHAYPGGRLQIYAPVIQGRKGEYRKELAQWRKLGFVRARIDGELHELEEEITLDKKKKHTIEILVDRVVADPERRSRLHESLETATKLAEGVALVATADGTEETLSASAVCPICQVSYEPLQPRSFSFNSPYGACKTCDGLGTTLEIDPDRVVPDRTKSLREGAIAWWGDPDGTWTKGVLQAFAKRLGISFDTPFQKLPAEAQQAILHGLGDEKLQYKFKLRSGKTWSHQGKFRGVIPEMMRRFKETSSESIRRQIEDCMSKKPCPTCGGARLRPESLAVRVSGESIADWVGRSADRAYETVRRLSLPPRETSIAEPIVKELKARLEFLLDVGVGYLTLDRAASTLSGGEAQRIRLATQIGSRLTGVLYILDEPSIGLHPRDNRKLLDTLIRLRDLGNSVLVVEHDKETIEAADHVVDLGPGAGRRGGYLVAQGTTDDIREASDSLTGQYLSGTREISLPAERRAGTDKWLTITGAKHHNLKNVRARFPLGTFIGVTGVSGSGKSTLVNDILHRALAQKLHGAQESPGQHDKILGADAIDKVIAIDQSPIGRTPRSNPATYTGLFGLIRDLFAQVPEAKVRGYRPGRFSFNVKGGRCEACAGDGLVKIEMHFLPDVYVVCDVCRGKRYNRETLEVTYKGKSIADVLEMTVDDALELLGPIPPIRRKLETLAGVGLGYIHLGQSATTLSGGEAQRVKLATELSRVETGRTLYILDEPTTGLHFEDVRFLLEVLDRLTERGNTVIVIEHNLDVIKRADWLLDLGPEGGDAGGRIVAEGTPEQVAATEGSHTGEALRDALHQAPSRRRRAEAAV